Proteins encoded by one window of Cellvibrio sp. KY-GH-1:
- a CDS encoding malate dehydrogenase, which yields MKAPVRVTVTGAAGQISYSLLFRIAAGDMLGKDQPVILQLLEITPALKALQGVAMELDDCAFPLLAGIVTTDDPAVAFKDTDYALLVGARPRGPGMERKDLLAANAAIFSVQGKAINDHASRNIKVLVVGNPANTNALIAQRNAPDINPRQFTAMTRLDHNRALSQLATKTGTSINNITKALIWGNHSSTQYPDLHNTLVDGKPALSLVDQAWYEADYIPTVQQRGAAIIAARGASSAASAANAAINHIRDWALGTPANDWVSMGVYSDGSYGIEKGLIYSFPCVCKNGDWEIVQGVEINEFSRTRMTATEKELQEERDAVKELLPA from the coding sequence GTGAAAGCACCCGTAAGAGTTACCGTCACCGGCGCCGCTGGCCAAATCAGCTACTCATTGTTGTTCCGCATTGCTGCTGGCGACATGTTGGGTAAAGATCAACCAGTAATCCTGCAATTGCTGGAAATAACCCCGGCCCTGAAAGCCCTTCAAGGTGTGGCGATGGAATTGGACGATTGTGCATTCCCATTGTTGGCAGGCATTGTTACTACTGATGATCCAGCTGTTGCCTTCAAAGATACCGACTACGCATTGTTGGTTGGTGCTCGTCCACGTGGCCCAGGCATGGAGCGTAAAGACCTGTTGGCCGCTAACGCTGCAATCTTCTCTGTGCAAGGCAAGGCCATTAATGACCACGCTTCACGCAACATTAAAGTATTGGTTGTTGGTAACCCAGCTAACACCAACGCATTGATCGCACAGCGCAATGCGCCGGACATCAACCCACGTCAGTTCACTGCAATGACCCGTTTGGATCACAACCGTGCACTGTCGCAACTGGCTACCAAAACTGGTACCAGCATCAACAACATTACTAAAGCACTGATCTGGGGTAACCACTCATCCACCCAGTACCCAGACCTGCACAACACTCTGGTTGATGGCAAGCCTGCACTGAGTCTGGTTGATCAAGCCTGGTACGAAGCGGATTACATCCCAACCGTACAACAACGCGGTGCTGCGATTATCGCTGCGCGCGGTGCTTCTTCTGCTGCTTCTGCTGCTAACGCTGCAATCAACCACATCCGCGATTGGGCTCTGGGCACTCCAGCCAACGATTGGGTAAGCATGGGTGTGTACAGCGACGGTTCTTACGGCATCGAGAAAGGCCTGATCTACTCATTCCCATGTGTTTGCAAAAACGGCGATTGGGAAATCGTTCAGGGCGTAGAGATCAATGAATTCTCTCGCACTCGCATGACTGCAACTGAGAAAGAGCTGCAAGAAGAGCGCGACGCAGTTAAAGAATTGCTGCCTGCTTAA
- a CDS encoding DEAD/DEAH box helicase — MSEPILFTDLSLSEPVLKAIQAVGYEVPSPIQAAAIPVLLEGGDILGMAQTGTGKTAAFALPLLSKLDVKQADPQILVLAPTRELAIQVAEAFQKYAAHIPGFHVLPIYGGQDMTSQLRQLKRGVHVVVGTPGRVMDHLRRGSLNLNNLKSLVLDEADEMLRMGFIDDVEWILEHTPTTRQTALFSATMPREIRKVCDNYLRDAKEIKIASTQSTGDNIEQVYWMVSGTNKLDALTRILEVEPFDGMIIFVRTKTATVELAEKLEARGYSASALNGDMNQQLRERAIDRLKTGKLDIVIATDVAARGIDVERVSHVVNYDIPYDSEAYVHRIGRTGRAGRSGKAILFVAPREKRLLYTIEKATKKPITLMELPSGATVTKHRIDQFTQQITDTLKEQADLSFFNDLLAEYSHANDVSPEEIASALAFLLQRERPLQVKFTDIKPERNERRDRDDRGGRDRDDRGGRDGGRDRGPREDRPRRERNDENMDRYRIEVGRNHEARPGDIVGAIANEAGIESRFIGHIKLHDEFSTVDLPAGMSKDILAKLKKVRVRNRPLEISLDTGPRGGDDFPGRGKPKRDFGPRDGGPREGGYRDGNRDKPRFNDRDNASKKSGYRPKKFD, encoded by the coding sequence ATGTCTGAACCTATTTTGTTTACCGATTTATCCCTGTCCGAACCCGTATTGAAAGCCATTCAGGCCGTGGGTTACGAAGTTCCATCCCCAATTCAAGCGGCGGCAATTCCAGTATTACTGGAAGGCGGCGATATTCTGGGTATGGCACAAACTGGTACCGGTAAAACTGCAGCCTTCGCGCTGCCATTGCTCTCCAAACTGGATGTAAAACAAGCCGATCCACAAATCCTGGTGTTGGCACCTACCCGCGAACTCGCGATCCAAGTTGCCGAAGCCTTTCAAAAATATGCCGCACACATCCCCGGCTTCCACGTTCTGCCAATTTATGGCGGTCAGGACATGACCAGCCAGTTGCGCCAATTGAAGCGTGGCGTACACGTGGTAGTAGGAACCCCAGGCCGCGTTATGGATCACCTGCGCCGCGGCAGCTTGAACCTGAACAATCTGAAAAGCCTGGTACTTGATGAAGCCGACGAAATGCTGCGCATGGGCTTTATCGACGATGTTGAGTGGATTCTCGAACACACTCCAACGACTCGTCAGACTGCACTTTTCTCCGCCACCATGCCGCGCGAAATCCGCAAAGTGTGCGACAACTATTTGCGCGATGCGAAAGAAATTAAAATCGCCAGCACCCAATCTACCGGCGACAATATTGAACAAGTTTATTGGATGGTGAGCGGCACCAACAAACTGGACGCATTAACTCGCATCCTGGAAGTTGAGCCATTCGACGGCATGATTATTTTCGTGCGCACCAAAACTGCCACCGTTGAATTGGCGGAAAAATTGGAAGCGCGCGGTTATTCTGCATCTGCATTGAACGGCGACATGAACCAGCAATTGCGCGAACGCGCGATTGACCGTTTAAAAACTGGCAAGCTCGACATCGTTATCGCGACCGACGTTGCCGCGCGCGGTATCGACGTAGAGCGTGTTAGCCACGTTGTTAACTACGACATACCTTACGACAGCGAAGCCTACGTACATCGTATTGGCCGTACCGGTCGTGCTGGCCGCAGCGGTAAAGCAATTCTCTTTGTTGCCCCCCGTGAAAAGCGTTTGCTTTACACCATCGAGAAGGCAACTAAAAAACCAATTACGTTGATGGAATTGCCCAGCGGTGCAACGGTTACTAAACACCGTATTGATCAATTCACCCAACAAATTACTGATACCTTGAAAGAACAAGCTGATTTGTCGTTCTTCAACGATTTGCTGGCTGAATACAGTCATGCAAATGACGTATCACCCGAAGAAATTGCTTCTGCCCTTGCCTTCCTGTTGCAACGTGAGCGTCCGCTGCAAGTTAAATTTACGGATATAAAACCTGAGCGCAACGAACGTCGTGACCGTGATGACCGTGGCGGACGTGACCGTGACGATCGCGGTGGCAGAGATGGTGGTCGCGACCGCGGCCCACGTGAAGATCGTCCGCGCCGCGAGCGCAACGACGAAAACATGGATCGCTACCGCATTGAAGTGGGCCGCAACCACGAGGCACGCCCTGGTGATATCGTTGGCGCTATCGCAAACGAAGCAGGTATAGAAAGCCGTTTTATCGGTCACATTAAATTGCATGACGAGTTCTCCACCGTTGATCTGCCAGCAGGCATGTCAAAAGACATTCTCGCCAAGCTGAAAAAAGTGCGCGTGCGCAATCGTCCACTGGAAATATCTTTGGATACTGGCCCACGTGGCGGTGATGACTTCCCCGGTCGCGGCAAACCAAAGCGTGACTTTGGACCAAGAGATGGTGGCCCACGTGAAGGTGGCTACAGAGATGGCAACCGCGACAAACCGCGCTTTAATGATCGCGACAATGCCAGTAAAAAATCCGGCTATCGCCCAAAGAAGTTTGATTAA
- a CDS encoding TatD family hydrolase: protein MLIDSHCHLDRIKLDPYNGDLSAAIAAAHERGIQQMLCIGISLENIQTVIDIAQTHPRVVASVGVHPCDVKEGTASEAQLINWAAQPKVVALGETGLDYHYETESKELQHESFALHLRVGKQIGLPVVVHTREAKADTLALIKEHGSLESSGVLHCFTEDWEMAKSALDLNYYISISGIVTFKNAEQIRDVVRNMPIDRLLVETDSPYLAPIPYRGKPNEPKYVREVAQFVADVRGIPLEELAEKTTENFYRLFNKAKQYLPQ, encoded by the coding sequence ATGTTGATTGACTCCCACTGCCATTTGGATCGCATCAAGTTGGATCCCTACAACGGCGATTTGAGTGCGGCCATTGCGGCAGCCCATGAGCGCGGTATCCAACAAATGCTGTGTATTGGTATTAGCCTGGAAAATATCCAAACCGTGATTGATATTGCCCAGACGCATCCGCGCGTAGTGGCGTCCGTTGGCGTTCATCCCTGCGATGTGAAAGAAGGTACTGCGAGCGAAGCGCAGTTAATCAATTGGGCGGCGCAACCCAAAGTGGTTGCCCTGGGTGAGACTGGCCTGGACTATCACTACGAAACCGAAAGCAAGGAATTGCAACACGAAAGTTTTGCGTTGCATTTGCGTGTTGGAAAGCAAATCGGATTGCCTGTTGTGGTTCATACACGCGAAGCCAAAGCGGATACGCTCGCTTTGATTAAAGAGCACGGCAGCCTGGAAAGTAGCGGCGTATTGCATTGTTTTACGGAAGATTGGGAAATGGCCAAATCCGCACTGGATTTGAATTACTACATTTCCATTTCCGGCATAGTCACCTTTAAAAATGCCGAACAAATTCGCGATGTGGTGCGCAATATGCCCATTGATCGCCTGCTGGTAGAAACTGATTCTCCTTACCTTGCACCCATTCCCTACCGTGGTAAACCCAATGAGCCCAAATACGTACGTGAAGTTGCGCAGTTTGTGGCGGACGTGCGTGGAATTCCGCTGGAAGAACTAGCGGAAAAAACGACTGAAAACTTTTATCGCTTATTTAATAAAGCGAAACAATATTTACCTCAATAA
- a CDS encoding YkgJ family cysteine cluster protein, protein MESDSQFLTRGACCAAFRVSFYWSEYQSAGGTIPGNLTLQVTPYHACMKGTEKSPVHCVALIGTRGERVSCSIYENRSSTCREFDMFNEDGNENEACSRVQAIYGLETLGVN, encoded by the coding sequence ATAGAATCCGATTCCCAATTCCTAACCCGTGGCGCCTGCTGCGCGGCCTTTCGCGTTTCTTTCTATTGGAGTGAATACCAAAGCGCTGGCGGAACCATTCCCGGTAACTTAACCCTGCAAGTCACGCCCTACCACGCCTGCATGAAGGGCACCGAAAAGAGTCCGGTTCATTGTGTTGCTTTAATCGGAACTCGCGGCGAACGCGTGAGCTGCTCCATTTACGAAAACCGCTCAAGCACTTGCCGGGAGTTTGATATGTTTAATGAGGACGGGAATGAGAATGAGGCTTGCTCGAGGGTGCAGGCGATTTATGGGCTCGAAACATTAGGAGTTAATTGA
- a CDS encoding dUTP diphosphatase — protein sequence MSAQHQQIKIMLELQDGMNTKVTANWQAQGYEWYRAIWVECAELMDHYGWKWWKKQSPDTEQVALELIDIWHFGLSILLQSGSSQDEIIALLQKELVIATDEKDFRLDLEKFAGATLADKQFHIGLFARLMAGVNMSFEQLYRGYVGKNVLNFFRQDHGYKDGTYRKHWHDGREDNEHLVDAVQSLDASRAEFKDELYQALVKRYSM from the coding sequence ATGTCTGCACAACATCAACAAATCAAAATCATGCTCGAATTGCAAGATGGAATGAACACCAAAGTGACGGCCAATTGGCAGGCGCAGGGTTATGAATGGTATCGCGCTATTTGGGTGGAATGCGCTGAGCTGATGGATCACTACGGATGGAAGTGGTGGAAAAAACAATCGCCAGACACTGAACAAGTTGCATTGGAATTAATTGATATTTGGCACTTCGGTTTAAGTATCCTGTTGCAATCCGGTAGCTCACAAGACGAGATCATTGCTCTGCTGCAAAAAGAGCTGGTAATCGCCACCGACGAAAAAGATTTTCGCCTCGACCTGGAAAAATTCGCCGGCGCAACCCTCGCCGATAAACAATTCCATATTGGTTTGTTTGCGCGTTTGATGGCTGGCGTAAATATGAGTTTTGAACAACTCTATCGCGGCTATGTTGGCAAAAACGTACTTAACTTCTTCCGCCAGGATCACGGCTACAAAGATGGCACCTACCGCAAACACTGGCACGATGGCCGCGAAGACAACGAGCATTTGGTAGACGCTGTGCAATCGCTGGATGCAAGCAGGGCTGAGTTTAAAGATGAGTTGTATCAGGCGTTGGTAAAGCGTTATTCAATGTAA
- a CDS encoding D-hexose-6-phosphate mutarotase yields MHINIPDAASTQQLQQLVAKSPFLSLTNNKEIYPDSVGSGLPLLVVETTLCSAVISLQGAHLLEFKTVQGDPLLWVSPNCDFSPGTALRGGVPLCLPWFGVNQGDPTKPKHGFARNQFWELSEAHLQSDGSVELDFLFQSDANNLFGYDFSAEIRMILGTSAKIELTINNTDTEDFACSWAMHNYHRISSLNDVRVQGLSGRNYFDNFENYAEKHQSGDLVFPGPVDRVYPAINNPVSIQGSPSIEITHHNCPSVVTWNPGTEAAGKIADIGTGNEQFYICVERGAVLGEQWYLAAGTSQSAWMEFKQI; encoded by the coding sequence ATGCATATAAACATTCCCGATGCCGCGAGCACTCAACAGTTGCAACAGTTGGTTGCCAAGTCGCCTTTTTTGAGCCTGACCAACAACAAGGAAATTTACCCCGACTCAGTTGGCAGCGGGCTACCCTTGTTGGTTGTGGAAACCACACTCTGCTCCGCCGTCATTTCCTTGCAGGGCGCTCATTTGCTTGAATTCAAAACAGTTCAGGGCGACCCCCTGCTCTGGGTCAGCCCCAATTGCGATTTCTCTCCCGGTACTGCCCTGCGCGGCGGTGTTCCGCTGTGCCTTCCCTGGTTTGGAGTCAACCAAGGTGACCCAACCAAACCCAAACACGGGTTCGCGCGCAACCAGTTCTGGGAATTGAGCGAGGCCCACTTGCAGAGCGACGGCAGCGTCGAACTGGATTTTTTGTTCCAAAGTGATGCGAACAATTTATTTGGTTACGACTTCTCTGCTGAAATTCGCATGATCCTCGGCACCAGTGCCAAAATCGAATTGACCATCAACAATACCGACACGGAGGATTTCGCGTGTAGCTGGGCAATGCACAACTATCACCGTATCAGCTCATTAAATGATGTGCGGGTACAGGGATTATCCGGGCGAAATTATTTTGATAATTTTGAAAACTACGCTGAAAAACACCAATCCGGCGACCTGGTATTTCCCGGCCCGGTTGATAGGGTTTATCCAGCCATCAATAATCCTGTGAGCATTCAAGGCTCGCCCTCTATCGAAATTACCCATCACAATTGCCCAAGTGTAGTTACCTGGAACCCAGGCACCGAAGCCGCCGGCAAAATTGCAGATATAGGTACAGGGAATGAGCAGTTTTATATCTGTGTAGAACGCGGAGCGGTTCTCGGTGAGCAGTGGTATTTAGCGGCGGGCACCAGCCAATCGGCGTGGATGGAGTTCAAGCAAATATAA
- a CDS encoding P-loop NTPase fold protein, with protein sequence MNEVDQVEKDIWAGDLLDRKDEGLHLQRFIENTFKLENGSNSPSSFVLNINSGWGQGKTWFLTRLADQLRQNHAVVYFDAWRNDFTKDALLSFVSIICDELSRKFSTRKRVKSKVEKVKTVFSVVTKSAIPIATAVLAKQLLGQQVDDLDLSDAQKEAFTDAADQLANVVSQSAVDAFVTQKNALEEFSSAISSLVDEIGKSQDLYLPICIMVDELDRCRPTYAIELLESVKHLFAIRGIFFIVATDTKQLSHSIKAVYGEGFDSISYLKRFFYAEFNLSRPDGMKLAESLFQGAVFVSRLYVSNSIRKNYGFDEIFTYFCDFFDLNVRDREQIFSILKTFVFSCEKPVDFIFIMLLICFKKCNSEKYERCKILRDVNPLDAYIGSLSGERRSAELKLEYQRIDDYGGRYPLEDTKTKLSDVIFFYLRLFSNKGISGSHTAFLRESHYVYQKEIRERLLSISTTYNDLESYFLLMDQAGRVSINS encoded by the coding sequence ATGAATGAAGTCGATCAAGTTGAAAAAGATATTTGGGCTGGGGATTTACTGGATCGTAAGGATGAAGGTTTACATCTTCAGCGGTTTATCGAGAATACCTTTAAGCTTGAGAATGGTTCAAATTCTCCATCGTCATTTGTTTTGAATATTAATTCAGGTTGGGGGCAGGGAAAAACATGGTTTTTGACTAGATTGGCTGATCAGCTTAGACAAAACCATGCTGTAGTGTATTTTGACGCATGGAGGAATGATTTTACCAAAGATGCACTGCTTTCATTTGTGTCAATTATTTGTGACGAATTATCCAGAAAATTTTCAACTAGAAAACGTGTTAAGAGCAAAGTTGAGAAGGTGAAAACTGTATTTTCGGTCGTAACAAAGTCTGCTATCCCTATAGCTACTGCTGTTCTTGCAAAGCAATTATTGGGGCAGCAAGTGGATGATTTGGATCTGTCAGATGCTCAAAAGGAGGCGTTTACGGATGCCGCTGATCAGCTTGCGAATGTAGTTTCTCAGTCTGCTGTTGATGCATTTGTAACTCAAAAAAATGCTCTTGAAGAGTTTTCAAGCGCAATTTCATCATTGGTGGATGAAATTGGTAAATCCCAGGATTTATATCTACCTATATGCATTATGGTTGATGAGTTAGATCGTTGTCGACCAACTTATGCAATTGAGCTGTTGGAGTCGGTCAAGCATTTGTTCGCTATTCGTGGGATTTTTTTTATAGTTGCAACAGATACCAAACAGCTGTCGCACTCAATAAAAGCCGTATATGGGGAAGGGTTTGATTCCATTTCATATTTGAAGCGATTCTTTTATGCCGAATTTAATTTGTCTCGACCTGATGGGATGAAATTGGCCGAATCTTTATTTCAGGGGGCGGTTTTCGTATCTCGGCTCTATGTGAGTAATTCGATTAGGAAAAATTACGGCTTTGATGAAATATTTACATATTTTTGTGATTTTTTTGATTTAAATGTCAGGGATAGGGAGCAGATTTTTTCAATCCTTAAGACGTTTGTGTTCTCTTGTGAAAAGCCAGTGGACTTTATTTTCATAATGCTTCTTATTTGTTTCAAAAAGTGCAATTCAGAAAAATATGAAAGATGCAAGATCTTAAGGGATGTAAATCCGTTAGATGCGTATATTGGTAGCTTGTCTGGTGAAAGGAGATCGGCAGAGCTTAAGCTTGAATATCAGCGTATTGATGATTACGGTGGGCGTTACCCATTAGAGGATACTAAAACTAAATTATCAGATGTGATATTTTTTTACCTGAGATTGTTTAGTAATAAAGGTATTTCTGGTAGTCACACTGCGTTTCTTCGAGAATCCCATTACGTATACCAAAAAGAGATTAGAGAAAGGCTCTTGTCGATCTCGACTACTTATAACGATCTTGAATCCTATTTTTTATTAATGGATCAGGCGGGTAGAGTTTCAATTAACTCCTAA
- the rapA gene encoding RNA polymerase-associated protein RapA has product MRKSQLADGFVIGQRWISESEADLGLGIVLDVSNRRLTLSFPAAGERRTYAMDNAPVSRVKYEVGEKVRHQDGTKMVITDVVEQAGCLLYIGVTKDEEALSIPEFELDSFVQFSTPRDRLFAGQIDKHDHFTLRYQTLHYQNQHRQSPMFGLAGPRVQLLPHQLYIASEVSQRHAPRVLLADEVGLGKTIEAGLVLHQQLMSGRVQRALIVVPASLQHQWLVEMLRRFNLAFTLLDEARCNALVGLDSVEESVDYVDDFEDDIEKSADTSNPFETAQLIICSLDFLTKNNYRYEQAVQAEWDLLLVDEAHHLQWSEKKPSKAYNCIEGLAKKSKGLLLLTATPEQLGLESHFARLRLLDPDRYYDLEKFIAEQKAYQPLNELVQELLKQQQDAAGAIPAKLLKALADYLPKETLNELQEKAESQSLAVALDTAVDYLLDRHGTGRVLFRNTRNSVAGFPERKLHAHQLELDAEDTQALQALSLAAQVCAEQYWQQKTDTDWWLQDPRVTWLAEWLRQHRRKKTVVICANADSAQSIEEFLRLRKGFTTAVFHEGLSLIERDRAAAYFAEADDGAQVLICSEIGSEGRNFQFAQDLVLFDLPTNPDLLEQRIGRLDRIGQTATVNIHVPYYQHSAQEKLLNWYHQGLNAFEKTCAIGQAVYVQFAEQLLPALVSHDEPAFAQLVQETRAFATNLVEQLQQGRDRLLELNSCKPTQAQALVDVLAENDVNAALPNYMEQVFDSFGIDYEKHSEKSLVLHPSDHMRVAEFPGLPESGLTITYDRQQALSREDMQFLSWEHPLVIGAQDLISLSEFGNTALCTLKLPPLKPGTLLLEALFVLHCPAPTELQLFRYMPQSLLRVLLDDKGKDLSGVLGINQFSKLLQKVPRNNAQDLVRHARPTLTTMVQKAEEITAAKQSELIAEAQAKVSEQLNGELARMKALKEVNPNVRQQEIDYLQQRLSASQHFLSQAKIRLDALRVVMTI; this is encoded by the coding sequence GTGAGAAAGTCGCAATTAGCAGATGGGTTTGTGATTGGTCAGCGTTGGATCAGCGAGTCTGAAGCGGATTTGGGGTTGGGGATTGTTTTGGATGTGTCTAACCGCCGTTTGACCCTGAGTTTTCCTGCAGCCGGCGAGCGCCGCACCTATGCGATGGACAATGCGCCAGTCAGCCGCGTGAAGTATGAAGTGGGTGAGAAAGTTCGCCATCAGGATGGAACCAAAATGGTAATTACCGACGTCGTGGAGCAGGCCGGTTGCTTGTTGTACATAGGTGTTACTAAAGATGAGGAAGCCTTATCTATTCCTGAATTTGAATTGGACAGTTTTGTGCAATTTAGTACCCCGCGCGACCGTTTGTTCGCGGGTCAAATCGATAAGCACGATCACTTCACGTTACGTTACCAAACACTCCATTATCAAAACCAGCATCGCCAATCGCCCATGTTTGGTTTGGCCGGGCCTCGTGTGCAGTTGTTGCCCCATCAGTTGTATATCGCAAGCGAAGTTTCCCAACGCCATGCGCCGCGTGTATTGCTGGCGGATGAGGTAGGCCTGGGTAAAACAATCGAAGCAGGTTTGGTATTGCACCAGCAGTTGATGAGCGGGCGCGTGCAGCGTGCTTTGATTGTTGTTCCCGCCAGTTTGCAACACCAGTGGTTGGTGGAAATGTTGCGCCGTTTTAACCTCGCATTTACCTTGTTGGATGAGGCGCGCTGTAATGCGTTAGTGGGATTGGATAGTGTTGAAGAGTCCGTCGATTATGTTGATGACTTTGAAGATGATATCGAAAAATCCGCTGACACGAGTAATCCCTTTGAAACTGCACAATTAATTATTTGTTCGCTCGATTTCCTCACCAAAAATAATTATCGCTACGAGCAAGCCGTGCAGGCTGAGTGGGATTTGCTGTTAGTGGACGAAGCGCACCATTTGCAATGGTCAGAGAAAAAGCCGAGCAAAGCCTACAACTGCATCGAAGGGCTGGCGAAAAAATCCAAAGGTTTGTTGCTGTTAACCGCAACGCCCGAACAATTGGGTTTGGAGAGCCACTTTGCGCGTTTACGCTTGCTTGACCCCGATCGCTATTACGATTTGGAAAAATTTATTGCAGAGCAGAAAGCCTATCAGCCGCTCAATGAGTTGGTGCAGGAATTATTGAAGCAACAACAGGATGCGGCAGGTGCAATCCCGGCAAAGTTGTTGAAAGCATTGGCCGATTATTTACCGAAAGAGACGCTTAACGAACTGCAAGAAAAAGCAGAAAGCCAAAGCCTGGCTGTCGCATTGGATACTGCGGTAGATTACTTGCTGGATCGCCATGGCACCGGCCGTGTTCTGTTCCGCAATACACGCAATTCGGTAGCGGGTTTCCCCGAGCGGAAATTACATGCGCACCAGTTGGAGTTGGATGCTGAGGATACTCAAGCGTTGCAGGCATTGTCATTGGCAGCTCAAGTTTGTGCAGAGCAATATTGGCAGCAAAAAACCGATACCGATTGGTGGCTACAAGACCCACGTGTAACCTGGCTGGCAGAATGGCTGCGTCAGCATCGGCGTAAAAAAACCGTGGTTATTTGCGCAAATGCAGATTCCGCACAGTCGATCGAAGAATTTTTGCGTTTGCGGAAAGGTTTTACTACTGCGGTATTTCACGAAGGTTTAAGTTTAATTGAGCGTGACCGTGCAGCCGCGTATTTCGCTGAAGCCGACGATGGAGCTCAGGTTCTGATTTGTTCTGAAATTGGCAGTGAAGGGCGCAATTTCCAATTCGCCCAGGACTTGGTGTTGTTTGACTTGCCCACTAACCCGGATTTGTTGGAACAGCGTATTGGCCGTTTGGACCGTATTGGTCAAACCGCTACTGTAAATATCCATGTGCCTTATTACCAACATTCGGCGCAGGAAAAATTATTGAATTGGTATCATCAGGGCTTGAATGCCTTCGAAAAAACGTGCGCCATCGGCCAAGCGGTTTATGTGCAATTTGCGGAACAGCTTTTACCGGCGTTAGTGAGTCATGATGAGCCCGCGTTTGCTCAGCTTGTGCAAGAGACACGCGCGTTCGCTACTAATCTGGTTGAGCAACTACAACAAGGGCGTGATCGGTTGCTGGAGTTGAACTCTTGCAAACCTACGCAGGCGCAGGCGTTGGTTGATGTGCTGGCAGAAAACGACGTAAATGCGGCATTGCCGAATTACATGGAGCAAGTGTTCGATAGTTTTGGTATCGACTATGAAAAGCACAGCGAAAAAAGTTTGGTGCTGCACCCGAGTGATCACATGCGTGTTGCGGAGTTTCCAGGCTTACCGGAAAGTGGTTTAACTATCACCTATGATCGCCAGCAAGCGTTATCGCGTGAGGATATGCAATTCCTTTCCTGGGAGCATCCGCTGGTTATTGGTGCACAGGATTTGATATCGCTGAGTGAGTTCGGTAATACCGCGTTGTGTACCTTGAAGCTGCCACCGTTAAAACCGGGAACACTTTTGCTGGAGGCTTTGTTTGTGTTGCATTGCCCCGCACCCACCGAGTTGCAGTTGTTCCGTTATATGCCACAATCGTTATTGCGTGTATTGCTTGACGACAAAGGCAAAGATTTGTCGGGTGTGTTGGGTATTAACCAGTTCAGCAAGTTGCTGCAAAAAGTTCCGCGTAACAATGCGCAGGATCTGGTGCGTCACGCCCGCCCGACCTTAACCACTATGGTACAAAAAGCGGAAGAAATTACTGCAGCAAAACAGAGTGAATTAATTGCAGAAGCCCAGGCGAAAGTCAGCGAACAATTAAATGGCGAGCTGGCACGGATGAAAGCACTGAAGGAGGTGAACCCAAATGTGCGCCAGCAAGAGATTGATTATTTGCAGCAGCGCTTGTCTGCGAGCCAACACTTTTTGTCGCAAGCAAAAATTCGGTTAGATGCCTTGCGTGTGGTGATGACTATTTAA
- a CDS encoding YaiI/YqxD family protein, producing the protein MPIWVDGDACPKAVKEILFRAAHQRQTLLTLVANQFIAVPASPFIKSLQVSSGFDVADNHIVDSLQPGDLVITADIPLAADALAKGASVINPRGQEYTRDNIGARLNMRDFMETMRASGAVLNDGPPPFSQQDRQSFANALDRWFARNKDHNS; encoded by the coding sequence ATGCCTATTTGGGTTGATGGTGATGCATGCCCCAAAGCCGTCAAAGAAATTTTATTTCGCGCGGCGCACCAACGCCAAACCCTGCTGACGTTGGTGGCCAACCAATTTATCGCCGTCCCTGCATCTCCTTTTATTAAAAGTCTGCAAGTCAGCAGCGGCTTTGATGTGGCGGACAATCACATTGTCGATTCACTCCAGCCCGGTGATTTAGTGATTACCGCCGACATCCCGCTCGCCGCCGATGCGCTCGCCAAAGGCGCCTCAGTAATCAACCCTCGCGGGCAGGAATACACGCGCGATAACATAGGCGCCCGCCTGAATATGCGTGATTTTATGGAGACCATGCGCGCCAGCGGAGCCGTACTGAATGACGGCCCACCGCCGTTCAGCCAACAGGATCGCCAGAGCTTCGCCAATGCCTTGGACCGTTGGTTCGCCCGCAATAAAGACCACAATTCCTGA